The Neobacillus sp. PS3-34 genome has a window encoding:
- a CDS encoding aldehyde dehydrogenase family protein, with protein sequence MIQQATKKGLYINGSWILEEDQEFFESLNPATEEVVGYCPAATASQVDDAVESARSAFKMWKNTPLPERAQFLWKAAKAFEEKRDILAQMMTQEMGKVLAESLGEVGVVIETCKYMAGEGRRLFGETVGAGADNRHIMMIREPVGVVTCITPWNFPVSLAGYKILAALISGNTVVWKPASEVALSAQIFTDVFHDIGLPKGVLNLITGSGSKVGAQLAEHKDVKVISFTGSTEVGIKLSETAAKTLKRVALELGGKNAAIVLKDADLKQAAEAIVKAAFTTTGQRCTAASRVIVESEVKDELLQRVVSLTKQLKAGNGLEPGIDIGPLTNKQQIQTVEKYVDLAVSQGSVIECGGRRIFSERGFFYEPTILSNVKIDDTVAQEEIFGPVLAFIEVDSFEEAIEVNNDTIYGLSTSLFTSSLHFANRGAKEIESGLVYINNGTSNAELGIAFGGTKHSGNGHREVSHHAFDVMTEWKSIYTTY encoded by the coding sequence ATGATTCAACAAGCAACCAAAAAAGGATTGTATATAAACGGGTCTTGGATTCTAGAAGAGGACCAGGAATTTTTTGAGAGTCTGAATCCTGCTACAGAGGAAGTAGTTGGCTATTGTCCTGCTGCTACAGCTTCCCAGGTGGATGATGCCGTTGAAAGTGCGAGATCCGCTTTTAAAATGTGGAAAAACACACCACTTCCAGAAAGAGCACAATTTCTTTGGAAAGCAGCAAAGGCTTTTGAAGAGAAAAGGGATATTTTAGCTCAAATGATGACTCAGGAAATGGGTAAGGTATTAGCTGAATCACTTGGAGAAGTGGGTGTCGTAATTGAAACCTGCAAGTACATGGCAGGAGAAGGACGAAGACTATTCGGTGAAACCGTTGGTGCTGGCGCCGATAATCGTCATATTATGATGATTCGTGAGCCTGTTGGGGTAGTGACTTGTATTACTCCATGGAATTTCCCAGTATCTTTGGCAGGCTATAAAATTTTGGCAGCCCTAATCAGTGGGAATACAGTCGTTTGGAAACCGGCTTCCGAGGTTGCTTTATCGGCACAAATTTTCACAGATGTTTTTCATGATATTGGCCTTCCAAAGGGTGTATTGAATTTGATTACAGGTTCTGGAAGCAAGGTGGGTGCACAGCTTGCGGAACATAAAGACGTTAAGGTCATTTCGTTTACGGGCTCAACTGAAGTAGGAATTAAGCTATCCGAAACAGCTGCCAAAACGTTAAAAAGAGTAGCCTTAGAGCTAGGAGGGAAAAATGCAGCTATTGTCTTAAAGGATGCAGACCTTAAGCAAGCTGCGGAAGCGATCGTAAAGGCTGCCTTTACGACTACCGGTCAAAGATGTACAGCTGCAAGCCGGGTGATTGTTGAGTCCGAAGTGAAGGATGAATTACTTCAGCGGGTCGTTTCTCTAACGAAACAACTAAAAGCAGGAAATGGACTCGAACCAGGTATTGATATCGGTCCGTTAACTAATAAACAGCAGATTCAAACGGTTGAAAAATATGTAGATTTAGCCGTCTCCCAAGGTTCGGTGATTGAATGTGGCGGGAGGCGTATATTCAGTGAAAGAGGATTCTTTTATGAGCCTACAATCTTAAGCAATGTAAAAATAGATGATACGGTTGCCCAAGAAGAAATATTTGGACCGGTTCTGGCGTTCATAGAGGTCGATAGCTTTGAAGAAGCAATAGAAGTAAATAATGATACCATATACGGACTATCCACTTCCTTGTTTACTAGCAGCCTTCATTTTGCAAATCGTGGTGCCAAAGAAATCGAAAGCGGGTTGGTTTACATTAATAATGGTACCTCCAATGCTGAACTTGGAATCGCTTTTGGTGGAACTAAGCATTCCGGCAATGGACATCGAGAAGTTTCGCATCATGCCTTTGATGTGATGACAGAATGGAAGTCGATTTATACGACTTATTAG
- a CDS encoding aminotransferase class III-fold pyridoxal phosphate-dependent enzyme, producing the protein MKVQNKSQEIKEKAKKHLSPVLTRVTELVVEKAKGARFWTADGDEYIDFVSGVAVNAVGHANDAMVQAIKKQAESFIHFGLNYGYYESAANLAEKIAEITPGNLDTVFFANSGGEAIDGALKLARAATGRPGIIAFEGSFHGRTLGATAITASSSKYRKYYEPILGEVYHAPYPYPSQLKGVKEEEIVPYCLHQLQKIFDLRIDPSRVAAVVIEPVMGEGGYFPAPVEFLQELRKITEKHGILLIFDEVQTGFRSTGKMFAAEHSGVTPDIMVLAKALSGGMPLGAIVASRELHEKWPIGGHGSTFGGNPISCAAALANINVIEEEKLVDRSRDLGAKIVERLKESLNGLPGIKEIHGLGMMIGIEFHEDFASHAVPLIKQKCLEHKLLIMNCGVQGQTIRLMLPLNINEEDLHQGLSILEDAIKDTL; encoded by the coding sequence ATGAAGGTGCAAAATAAATCACAGGAAATTAAAGAAAAGGCAAAAAAACATTTATCCCCAGTCTTGACAAGGGTAACAGAATTAGTCGTAGAAAAAGCAAAGGGAGCTAGATTTTGGACAGCTGATGGTGATGAATACATTGACTTTGTGTCTGGTGTAGCTGTAAATGCTGTCGGTCACGCGAATGACGCGATGGTTCAAGCTATTAAAAAACAAGCAGAGTCGTTTATTCATTTCGGATTGAACTATGGCTATTATGAATCGGCTGCCAACCTTGCAGAGAAAATCGCTGAAATCACGCCAGGCAATCTGGATACCGTATTTTTCGCGAATTCAGGTGGAGAAGCGATTGATGGAGCCTTAAAACTAGCTCGGGCAGCTACTGGCAGACCAGGGATCATTGCCTTTGAAGGTTCCTTCCATGGGAGAACACTTGGGGCAACGGCCATCACTGCTTCTAGCTCCAAATATCGAAAATACTATGAACCTATTTTAGGAGAGGTCTATCACGCTCCATATCCATACCCATCACAATTAAAGGGTGTGAAAGAAGAAGAGATTGTTCCTTATTGTTTACACCAGCTTCAAAAAATCTTTGATTTACGGATTGATCCTTCACGCGTGGCTGCTGTGGTTATTGAACCAGTGATGGGTGAAGGCGGATATTTCCCAGCTCCGGTTGAATTCTTGCAGGAGCTTAGAAAAATAACAGAAAAACATGGAATTCTCTTAATCTTTGATGAGGTTCAAACTGGATTTCGCAGCACCGGGAAAATGTTCGCAGCAGAGCATTCTGGTGTAACTCCTGACATTATGGTTTTAGCAAAGGCGCTATCTGGCGGAATGCCGCTTGGAGCGATCGTTGCAAGCAGGGAGCTCCATGAAAAATGGCCAATTGGAGGGCATGGTTCAACTTTTGGAGGGAATCCGATTTCTTGTGCAGCAGCTCTAGCGAATATTAATGTCATTGAAGAAGAAAAACTAGTCGACCGAAGCAGGGATTTAGGGGCAAAGATTGTAGAACGATTAAAGGAATCCCTAAATGGGCTACCTGGAATTAAGGAAATTCACGGTTTAGGAATGATGATCGGAATTGAATTCCACGAGGATTTTGCCAGCCATGCTGTTCCGCTTATCAAGCAAAAATGTTTAGAACATAAACTTCTGATCATGAATTGTGGTGTACAAGGACAAACGATTAGATTAATGCTTCCACTTAATATTAATGAGGAAGATTTACATCAAGGTTTGTCCATTTTAGAAGACGCCATAAAAGATACACTATAA
- a CDS encoding aminotransferase class III-fold pyridoxal phosphate-dependent enzyme produces MAEPIVGSQLGAVSPPESYFKKIRKICDKYNIVLIVDEVMTGFGRTGKDFGIEHFGITPDIMTFGKGVSAGYAPLAGMVVHDRIVDSLIQNGKGKFVHGSTYSGSPVSVAAGLSVLTIYERENIVAKVQVVGDYLKEQLLALKKRSPIIFDVRGEGLLLGIELAADGEKGTPIKSEIHASERINSIAMELGAVFYPGSGSINGCLGDHLLITPPLTVTTDEIDEMIRILENSLQIFIKELKEEKVYEGAK; encoded by the coding sequence ATTGCTGAGCCAATTGTCGGCAGTCAGCTTGGTGCAGTCAGTCCCCCGGAATCTTATTTTAAAAAGATTCGAAAGATCTGTGACAAGTACAATATTGTTTTAATTGTGGATGAGGTAATGACGGGTTTTGGACGAACTGGTAAGGACTTTGGCATCGAGCACTTCGGGATAACCCCTGACATTATGACATTCGGAAAGGGAGTTTCCGCTGGCTATGCCCCTCTTGCTGGCATGGTTGTTCATGATCGGATTGTCGATAGCTTAATTCAAAATGGCAAGGGCAAATTTGTTCATGGATCCACGTACAGTGGCAGCCCAGTCTCAGTCGCTGCAGGATTGTCTGTGTTAACTATTTATGAAAGAGAAAATATCGTGGCCAAGGTTCAAGTTGTAGGTGATTACCTGAAGGAACAGCTATTGGCGCTGAAAAAACGATCTCCAATCATATTCGATGTGCGTGGAGAAGGACTTCTATTGGGAATTGAATTAGCTGCTGATGGAGAAAAGGGAACACCAATTAAGAGTGAAATCCACGCCTCTGAGCGAATTAATAGTATAGCGATGGAGCTTGGTGCGGTGTTTTATCCGGGCAGTGGATCAATAAACGGATGCCTTGGAGACCATTTATTAATTACCCCGCCTCTGACAGTTACAACTGATGAGATCGATGAAATGATAAGGATACTTGAAAATTCTCTACAGATTTTTATTAAAGAATTGAAGGAGGAAAAGGTGTATGAAGGTGCAAAATAA
- a CDS encoding aminotransferase class III-fold pyridoxal phosphate-dependent enzyme, which translates to MERELLEDYVFHRDFSKTYPIITHGKGIYLYDENGKSYIDACSGAVAANLGHGVEEIADAMALQAKKAAFVHTMRFETEVLFKLAEKIAKLAPDSMNKVYFTSGGSEANESAIKLARQFHRDEGRPEKHIVIGRWQSYHGNTFGSLSAGGDIKRRQVYTPNLMNFSHIHSPNCKRCPYQREKEDCDYKENWSCVRDFESVVLELGQTRFLPSLLSQLSAVSLVQSVPRNLILKRFERSVTSTILF; encoded by the coding sequence ATGGAAAGAGAGCTATTAGAAGATTATGTGTTCCATAGGGACTTTTCAAAAACGTATCCTATTATCACCCACGGTAAAGGAATTTATCTATATGATGAGAACGGAAAAAGCTATATTGATGCCTGTTCAGGTGCCGTTGCTGCAAACTTAGGCCATGGTGTGGAAGAAATAGCTGATGCCATGGCATTACAAGCCAAGAAGGCTGCCTTCGTACATACGATGAGATTTGAAACGGAGGTATTGTTCAAGCTTGCTGAAAAAATTGCAAAACTAGCACCGGATTCCATGAACAAGGTTTATTTTACAAGTGGTGGGTCCGAAGCAAATGAAAGTGCTATAAAGCTGGCAAGGCAGTTTCATAGGGATGAAGGTAGACCTGAAAAACACATCGTAATCGGCAGGTGGCAATCCTATCACGGAAACACGTTTGGATCTCTTTCAGCAGGTGGAGATATTAAGCGCCGTCAGGTTTATACACCAAACCTAATGAATTTCAGCCATATTCATTCTCCGAATTGTAAACGATGTCCCTATCAGAGAGAAAAAGAGGATTGTGATTATAAGGAAAATTGGTCATGTGTCCGCGATTTTGAAAGCGTTGTCCTGGAACTCGGCCAGACCAGGTTTCTGCCTTCATTGCTGAGCCAATTGTCGGCAGTCAGCTTGGTGCAGTCAGTCCCCCGGAATCTTATTTTAAAAAGATTCGAAAGATCTGTGACAAGTACAATATTGTTTTAA
- a CDS encoding 3-oxoacid CoA-transferase subunit B, with product MNPKEFIARRAAQALEDGDIVNLGIGIPTQVADFVPPDIEVFLHSENGILGVGPSPKPEQVDKQLVNAGKLPVTVEAGASFFDSASSFAMIRGGHVDVSILGVLQVDEKGRVANWAVPGKSVLGVGGAMDLLEGSRKVIVTTLHTTKEGESKIVKWLQYPMTSERKADLIITELAVFEVDDEGLVLKETAPEITIDHVKKHTEASFKVSLNTVVKGVW from the coding sequence ATGAACCCAAAAGAATTTATTGCAAGGAGAGCAGCACAGGCTCTCGAGGATGGAGATATTGTGAACCTCGGTATTGGCATTCCAACGCAGGTCGCAGATTTTGTACCACCTGATATTGAAGTGTTTCTCCATTCTGAAAATGGAATATTAGGTGTTGGACCTTCCCCGAAGCCAGAACAAGTGGATAAACAGCTAGTGAATGCTGGAAAGCTGCCAGTGACAGTGGAGGCTGGAGCATCATTTTTTGACAGTGCTTCATCATTTGCGATGATTCGGGGTGGTCATGTAGATGTCTCTATTCTTGGGGTGCTTCAAGTAGACGAAAAAGGAAGAGTGGCAAATTGGGCTGTACCTGGTAAAAGTGTGCTGGGGGTAGGGGGAGCAATGGACTTGCTGGAAGGCTCGAGAAAAGTCATCGTTACAACCCTTCATACTACAAAAGAAGGGGAATCAAAAATTGTAAAATGGCTTCAGTATCCGATGACTTCTGAACGAAAGGCAGATCTCATTATTACTGAACTTGCCGTATTTGAAGTGGATGATGAAGGACTCGTCTTAAAGGAAACAGCACCTGAAATAACGATTGATCACGTAAAAAAACATACGGAGGCAAGCTTCAAGGTTTCATTGAACACTGTTGTGAAGGGAGTATGGTGA
- a CDS encoding FAD-dependent oxidoreductase, whose protein sequence is MEGLSGTVPLHNKELQTTVPNLFVAGNITGIEGAKVAMAQGTLAGKSICKRLKIGKINETDIEESISFVEHSRKLSDIKFHPNVSEARKDLEGLWSRWAQAHT, encoded by the coding sequence TTGGAAGGATTATCAGGTACGGTGCCATTACATAATAAAGAGCTTCAAACAACAGTTCCCAATCTTTTTGTTGCTGGAAATATTACCGGAATTGAGGGAGCAAAAGTTGCTATGGCACAGGGAACATTAGCAGGTAAGTCTATCTGCAAAAGATTGAAAATTGGAAAAATTAATGAGACAGATATTGAAGAATCGATTTCTTTTGTGGAACATAGCAGAAAATTATCCGATATTAAGTTCCATCCAAACGTTTCAGAAGCAAGAAAGGACCTGGAGGGTTTATGGAGCAGGTGGGCACAGGCACATACGTAA
- a CDS encoding FAD-dependent oxidoreductase: MKVDVVVVGGGPAGLSAAIEIGSRGGNVVVIDDHPTPGGKLLGQLHQEGNHSKWWKGFENAQKLRQTALAANVTILSNKQVWGLELGWKVHISDLVQNEPGMEIQADCVLLATGAVEKPIPIPGWTLPGVLSIGAAQVMTNVYQVLPGKKVIVIGIDILSLSIARSLKLAGADVIGIYMLPHSPFSNYASPLLQLETLNKMTDFAPSKMIRFAGKLLKTKTGRKIAAKYYPPKGMKMWGIPIHLRHTILKINGTQEVDSVTISKIDVDGNPIGEQKVIQADTVCVSGTLAHYTN, translated from the coding sequence ATGAAAGTGGATGTGGTAGTGGTTGGGGGAGGTCCTGCTGGTTTATCTGCAGCCATCGAAATTGGATCTAGAGGCGGGAATGTCGTAGTAATCGATGATCATCCAACACCAGGAGGAAAATTGCTTGGTCAACTGCATCAAGAGGGAAATCATTCAAAGTGGTGGAAGGGATTCGAGAATGCTCAAAAATTAAGACAAACTGCCCTAGCAGCCAACGTTACCATTCTTTCTAATAAGCAGGTTTGGGGCTTGGAACTAGGATGGAAGGTGCACATTTCTGATTTGGTCCAGAATGAACCAGGAATGGAAATCCAAGCAGATTGTGTATTGCTTGCTACTGGTGCTGTTGAAAAGCCAATACCGATTCCTGGGTGGACATTGCCAGGTGTGCTATCCATTGGTGCGGCACAAGTGATGACAAATGTATATCAAGTATTGCCAGGAAAAAAAGTAATCGTTATAGGCATTGATATTCTGTCACTATCAATTGCACGGTCCCTGAAGCTTGCCGGAGCGGATGTAATAGGAATTTACATGCTTCCACATAGTCCATTCTCCAATTATGCTTCCCCGCTATTACAGCTAGAAACGTTAAATAAGATGACAGATTTTGCTCCTTCTAAAATGATTAGATTTGCAGGCAAGCTATTAAAAACGAAAACCGGGAGAAAGATTGCTGCCAAATATTACCCGCCAAAGGGAATGAAAATGTGGGGAATTCCTATCCATTTAAGGCACACAATCCTTAAGATAAATGGGACTCAAGAGGTGGACAGTGTAACAATTTCTAAGATTGATGTAGATGGAAACCCTATTGGAGAACAAAAGGTCATCCAGGCCGATACAGTCTGTGTCTCCGGAACCTTAGCCCATTATACGAACTAG
- a CDS encoding (2Fe-2S)-binding protein translates to MRIQHPLLSSRSTKTISFSFNHKLYQAREGDTIAIALWANGVKALRNSEKNNEPRGMYCGIGQCYECRIYHPKIGLLKACTTPVQAGDHYFSKETFTEMV, encoded by the coding sequence ATGAGGATTCAACATCCTTTACTTTCCTCCCGCTCTACAAAAACCATCTCGTTTTCTTTTAATCATAAACTTTATCAAGCAAGAGAAGGAGATACAATCGCAATTGCATTATGGGCTAATGGCGTCAAGGCTTTAAGAAATAGTGAAAAGAATAATGAACCAAGAGGCATGTATTGTGGAATCGGACAGTGCTATGAATGCAGAATCTATCATCCGAAAATAGGATTATTGAAAGCTTGTACGACACCCGTTCAAGCAGGGGATCACTATTTTTCTAAAGAAACGTTTACTGAAATGGTCTAA
- a CDS encoding (2Fe-2S)-binding protein, whose translation MCNHSLIICRCEEVTIDDIQDAINAGATTSQEMKMASPGGDGTVPGQDMQTIIGGNAANFS comes from the coding sequence ATGTGTAATCATTCTTTAATCATATGTCGTTGTGAAGAAGTAACAATTGACGATATCCAAGATGCTATCAATGCCGGTGCCACCACAAGTCAGGAAATGAAAATGGCCAGCCCGGGCGGGGATGGGACTGTGCCAGGGCAGGATATGCAGACCATTATTGGAGGCAATGCTGCCAACTTTTCATAA
- a CDS encoding FAD-dependent oxidoreductase, whose amino-acid sequence MCYWEFFIFTTNSRWQYFIWRRGPWETNGYDVSNTNYALEFLSNRLLEIFPSYHNKQLIRAFAGTVELTDDHLPYFGQLTSLENAFISAGYNGHGYGMSAVMGKLIATCLTYQFNGIANPIYDPILSCFSVARSKKKAGKQNV is encoded by the coding sequence ATTTGTTACTGGGAATTCTTTATATTTACGACAAACTCACGCTGGCAATATTTTATTTGGCGGAGGGGCCCTTGGGAAACAAATGGGTACGATGTTTCGAATACAAACTATGCATTAGAGTTTCTATCGAACAGATTACTAGAAATTTTTCCTAGCTATCACAATAAACAATTGATTAGAGCATTTGCCGGAACTGTTGAACTGACTGACGATCATCTTCCGTATTTTGGGCAATTAACCTCACTCGAAAATGCGTTTATATCTGCAGGCTATAATGGCCATGGATATGGTATGTCTGCCGTCATGGGCAAACTCATCGCAACTTGCTTAACTTATCAATTTAATGGAATAGCAAATCCAATATACGACCCCATTCTTTCCTGTTTTTCAGTAGCCCGGTCGAAAAAGAAGGCAGGGAAACAAAATGTGTAA